Proteins encoded by one window of Streptococcus sanguinis:
- a CDS encoding metal-dependent transcriptional regulator, translated as MTPNKEDYLKCIYEIGSRHKKITNKEIAQLMQVSPPAVTEMMKKMLAEELLVKDKKAGYLLTDLGLRLVSDLYRKHRLIEVFLVNHLGYSTDEIHEEAEVLEHTVSERFVERLDAMLQYPKTCPHGGTIPAKGELLDEENQLTLEEASAPGDYIIKRVHDDFDLLKYLEKYNLQIGQTITFIQYDSFAQAYLLKTETQEIQINPMIAQQIYVEKL; from the coding sequence ATGACCCCAAATAAAGAAGACTATCTCAAGTGTATCTATGAGATTGGCAGCCGCCACAAAAAAATCACCAATAAAGAAATCGCCCAGCTCATGCAGGTTTCACCTCCAGCTGTGACGGAAATGATGAAAAAAATGCTGGCGGAAGAACTTCTGGTCAAGGATAAAAAAGCCGGCTACCTGCTGACTGATTTGGGGCTAAGGCTAGTTTCCGACCTCTATCGCAAGCACCGGCTGATTGAGGTCTTTCTGGTCAATCATCTCGGCTACTCGACTGATGAAATCCATGAGGAAGCCGAAGTCCTAGAGCACACTGTTTCTGAGCGTTTCGTTGAGCGTCTGGATGCCATGCTCCAGTACCCCAAGACCTGTCCTCACGGAGGCACCATCCCAGCCAAGGGAGAGCTTCTGGACGAAGAAAACCAACTGACTCTGGAAGAGGCTTCTGCCCCTGGTGACTATATCATCAAACGCGTACACGACGACTTTGACTTGCTCAAATACTTGGAAAAATATAACCTGCAAATCGGCCAAACCATCACCTTCATCCAATACGATTCTTTCGCTCAGGCCTATCTTCTCAAGACAGAAACCCAAGAAATCCAAATCAATCCTATGATTGCCCAACAGATTTATGTAGAAAAACTATAA